A genome region from Nitrosopumilus sp. includes the following:
- a CDS encoding DNA-directed RNA polymerase subunit K, protein MSGTEEVEVLEVPESEELLDEEPEENTGLNKALDTYRKLIEKKDGIEPLSEKEQNNLEKRIKEIEGREVVDKIEEHEPIEIPCENGKITIGPPTLTRFEKARIMGARALQLSLGAPPFISIPKSARISLDIAMEELEQRVIPITIRRMLPNGDYQNIPIDYFDR, encoded by the coding sequence TTGTCGGGTACTGAAGAAGTTGAAGTGTTAGAAGTTCCTGAATCTGAAGAACTTTTGGATGAAGAACCAGAAGAGAATACGGGGCTAAACAAAGCGCTGGACACTTATCGGAAGTTAATTGAAAAAAAGGACGGTATTGAACCACTAAGTGAAAAAGAACAAAACAATCTTGAGAAAAGAATTAAAGAAATTGAAGGAAGAGAAGTCGTTGATAAAATTGAAGAGCATGAACCAATAGAAATTCCATGTGAGAATGGAAAGATTACAATTGGCCCTCCAACATTAACTAGATTTGAAAAAGCAAGAATTATGGGAGCAAGAGCATTACAATTATCATTAGGAGCGCCACCATTCATTTCAATTCCAAAAAGTGCAAGGATATCATTAGATATTGCAATGGAGGAGTTAGAACAAAGAGTTATTCCAATTACAATTAGAAGAATGTTGCCAAATGGCGATTATCAAAACATACCAATTGACTATTTCGATAGATGA
- a CDS encoding ribonuclease P subunit p25 family protein, whose translation MLMEESIEPYGQEQTTKSDDTIITIENDPVMQSALDILPILGKKNKVILKSRGNFIPNAVAVANIITEKMLHGNSKIEKINLDTMAAAGIGNMTSTIEIILIKT comes from the coding sequence ATGCTCATGGAAGAATCAATTGAACCGTATGGTCAAGAGCAGACCACAAAGTCTGATGATACCATAATTACTATTGAAAATGATCCTGTAATGCAATCAGCTCTAGACATATTACCAATATTAGGAAAAAAAAATAAAGTGATTCTAAAATCAAGAGGAAATTTTATTCCAAATGCAGTAGCAGTAGCTAACATCATAACAGAAAAAATGTTACATGGAAATTCAAAAATTGAAAAAATTAACTTAGACACAATGGCTGCTGCAGGAATAGGTAATATGACATCAACAATTGAGATTATATTAATTAAAACCTAG
- a CDS encoding helix-turn-helix domain-containing protein, with the protein MLLPAEIESKTLIPALRAILAKKLAEEHNIREDEISKMLGVTQAAISNYIRGTRGDPSLIAKLLAEKQVAIMIDELSDSLSSDMAYTPSNLSKFIGLCNYIKSSLLICEIHHNLESNIDEQVCKECENMLLKGPGNIY; encoded by the coding sequence ATGTTACTTCCTGCTGAAATAGAATCCAAAACTCTGATTCCAGCATTACGAGCTATTTTAGCTAAAAAACTTGCAGAAGAGCATAATATTAGAGAAGATGAAATTTCTAAAATGCTTGGTGTTACACAAGCTGCAATTAGTAATTACATTAGAGGGACAAGAGGGGATCCGTCTCTTATTGCAAAACTATTAGCAGAAAAACAAGTAGCAATTATGATTGATGAGTTAAGTGATAGTCTTTCATCAGATATGGCATATACACCGTCAAACCTTTCAAAATTCATTGGATTATGTAATTACATAAAATCAAGCTTGCTAATATGTGAGATTCATCATAACCTAGAATCAAACATAGATGAACAAGTATGTAAAGAATGTGAAAATATGCTTCTAAAAGGCCCTGGAAATATTTACTAG
- a CDS encoding asparagine synthase-related protein — protein sequence MNGFSKDIYKTLEESCDYCKSNLIALSGGLDSTIIAYFLKNRKPKAVAVITEDFVSTDLTYCQMVSKEMRLDLSIYTVKTEVILEAIEETIKILENFNDIEIRNNVVMYLAIKWAKDNGERSIITGDGADELFAGYSFLINKPEEELETEIKRVCSVMHFPTHEIGKKLGINIESPFLNESVIKLANQISANLKVRDENGKRHGKWILRKTFEQYIPKQIAWREKSPMQDGSGTVGLTNLFESVINEELFVEKKLTIENADGVIIRSRESMYYYEIFRKLFGSPVDKRSEDICPYCKHDVGKSKFCRMCGAFPI from the coding sequence TTGAATGGGTTTTCCAAAGATATCTACAAAACTTTAGAAGAATCCTGTGATTATTGTAAATCAAATTTAATTGCGTTATCAGGAGGACTAGATAGTACCATAATTGCATATTTTCTAAAAAACAGAAAGCCAAAAGCTGTTGCGGTAATTACAGAGGATTTTGTGTCAACTGATTTAACATATTGCCAAATGGTTTCAAAAGAAATGAGACTAGATTTGTCAATATATACTGTAAAGACAGAAGTTATTCTGGAAGCAATTGAAGAGACAATAAAGATCTTAGAGAATTTCAATGACATAGAGATTCGCAATAACGTTGTAATGTATCTTGCAATAAAATGGGCAAAAGATAATGGGGAAAGATCAATAATTACAGGCGATGGTGCTGATGAATTGTTTGCAGGATATAGTTTTCTGATTAACAAACCAGAAGAAGAATTAGAAACAGAGATTAAACGAGTATGTTCAGTAATGCATTTTCCCACACATGAAATTGGGAAAAAATTAGGAATAAACATAGAATCACCATTTCTAAATGAATCCGTAATTAAACTCGCAAATCAAATTTCTGCTAACCTCAAAGTAAGAGATGAAAATGGAAAAAGACATGGTAAGTGGATTTTACGTAAAACATTTGAACAATATATTCCGAAACAGATTGCATGGAGAGAGAAATCACCCATGCAAGACGGTTCTGGAACTGTAGGATTGACAAATTTGTTTGAATCAGTAATCAATGAAGAACTATTTGTGGAGAAGAAATTGACCATAGAAAATGCAGACGGAGTGATTATCAGAAGCAGAGAGTCAATGTACTACTATGAGATTTTTAGAAAACTTTTTGGTTCGCCAGTAGACAAACGATCTGAGGACATATGCCCATATTGTAAACATGATGTTGGAAAATCAAAGTTTTGCAGAATGTGCGGAGCTTTTCCAATTTAA
- a CDS encoding YHS domain-containing protein translates to MPIDPVCGIELDEELALLHDHDGKKFYFCCNGCRRIFIKKPKKYKIKN, encoded by the coding sequence ATGCCAATAGATCCTGTTTGTGGAATTGAACTTGATGAAGAATTGGCATTACTTCATGATCATGATGGAAAGAAATTCTATTTTTGTTGCAATGGGTGTAGACGAATTTTTATCAAAAAACCTAAAAAATACAAAATAAAAAATTAA